In the genome of Drosophila pseudoobscura strain MV-25-SWS-2005 chromosome 3, UCI_Dpse_MV25, whole genome shotgun sequence, one region contains:
- the LOC4804814 gene encoding tumor protein D54 isoform X7, with translation MSKRFRLRFFAKRTMRDVKVTFIDFSKPYLAKISNSDNYKRFLSIGQSGQSGRVSYDKVFEEVAFQGDNSANLSEPASPAASVASAEIAAEFAALSTEEKEQRRAEWSQELARVEEEINTLRTVLASKTRHASDLKRKLGITVWKELTDDMNQGVKNIKESTVYQSVEESMGTFAKAVHEAPLYQRTESVLKTTGEKTASVFGSITSGITSKLSQMKNSESMRSIEASVGSAYENVKGFASMVRWRIL, from the exons ATGTCGAAGCGCTTTCGCCTGAGGTTCTTTGCCAAGCGTACAATGCGAGACGTTAAGGTCACGTTCATAGACTTTTCGAAACCGTATCTGGCCAAGATATCGAATAGCGATAACTACAAGCGGTTTCTCAGCATCGGTCAAAGCGGCCAAAGCGGCAGAG TTT CCTATGACAAAGTGTTTGAGGAAGTGGCTTTCCAAGGAG ATAACAGCGCCAACCTTTCGGAGCCAGCATCTCCAGCAGCTTCTGTGGCATCAGCAGAAATTGCCGCCGAATTTGCCGCGCTCAGCacggaggagaaggagcagcgaCGCGCCGAATGGAGTCAG GAACTGGCCCGTGTGGAGGAGGAAATCAACACGCTGCGCACTGTTCTGGCCTCGAAGACGCGTCATGCCTCGGATCTCAAGCGGAAGCTGGGCATCACCGTCTGGAAGGAGCTCACAGATGACATGAATCAGGGCGTGAAGAACATCAAAGAGAGCACTGT ttaCCAATCGGTGGAAGAAAGCATGGGCACTTTTGCTAAAGCCGTACACGAGGCACCTCT GTACCAGCGCACCGAATCGGTGCTAAAGACTACGGGTGAGAAGACCGCTTCGGTGTTCGGCAGCATTACCAGTGGCATTACGTCGAAATTGTCACAAATGAAAAACTCCGAGTCGATGCGTTCTATCGAAGCTTCAGTTGGCTCTGCCTATGAGAACGTTAAA GGTTTTGCATCCATGGTTAGGTGGCGCATACTGTAA
- the LOC4804814 gene encoding tumor protein D52 isoform X13 translates to MEDHNSANLSEPASPAASVASAEIAAEFAALSTEEKEQRRAEWSQELARVEEEINTLRTVLASKTRHASDLKRKLGITVWKELTDDMNQGVKNIKESTVYQRTESVLKTTGEKTASVFGSITSGITSKLSQMKNSESMRSIEASVGSAYENVKTKVTSRSGSVSSFPDAMDENNTSSGLNSPTDSLTK, encoded by the exons ATGGAGGATC ATAACAGCGCCAACCTTTCGGAGCCAGCATCTCCAGCAGCTTCTGTGGCATCAGCAGAAATTGCCGCCGAATTTGCCGCGCTCAGCacggaggagaaggagcagcgaCGCGCCGAATGGAGTCAG GAACTGGCCCGTGTGGAGGAGGAAATCAACACGCTGCGCACTGTTCTGGCCTCGAAGACGCGTCATGCCTCGGATCTCAAGCGGAAGCTGGGCATCACCGTCTGGAAGGAGCTCACAGATGACATGAATCAGGGCGTGAAGAACATCAAAGAGAGCACTGT GTACCAGCGCACCGAATCGGTGCTAAAGACTACGGGTGAGAAGACCGCTTCGGTGTTCGGCAGCATTACCAGTGGCATTACGTCGAAATTGTCACAAATGAAAAACTCCGAGTCGATGCGTTCTATCGAAGCTTCAGTTGGCTCTGCCTATGAGAACGTTAAA ACCAAGGTGACATCCCGCTCGGGTTCGGTATCCAGTTTCCCAGACGCTATGGATGAGAACAACACATCCTCGGGACTGAATTCACCCACAGACTCGCTAACCAAATAG
- the LOC4804814 gene encoding tumor protein D52 isoform X12 — protein sequence MEDHNSANLSEPASPAASVASAEIAAEFAALSTEEKEQRRAEWSQELARVEEEINTLRTVLASKTRHASDLKRKLGITVWKELTDDMNQGVKNIKESTVYQRTESVLKTTGEKTASVFGSITSGITSKLSQMKNSESMRSIEASVGSAYENVKVSYEHNNFMCQSHATKVTSRSGSVSSFPDAMDENNTSSGLNSPTDSLTK from the exons ATGGAGGATC ATAACAGCGCCAACCTTTCGGAGCCAGCATCTCCAGCAGCTTCTGTGGCATCAGCAGAAATTGCCGCCGAATTTGCCGCGCTCAGCacggaggagaaggagcagcgaCGCGCCGAATGGAGTCAG GAACTGGCCCGTGTGGAGGAGGAAATCAACACGCTGCGCACTGTTCTGGCCTCGAAGACGCGTCATGCCTCGGATCTCAAGCGGAAGCTGGGCATCACCGTCTGGAAGGAGCTCACAGATGACATGAATCAGGGCGTGAAGAACATCAAAGAGAGCACTGT GTACCAGCGCACCGAATCGGTGCTAAAGACTACGGGTGAGAAGACCGCTTCGGTGTTCGGCAGCATTACCAGTGGCATTACGTCGAAATTGTCACAAATGAAAAACTCCGAGTCGATGCGTTCTATCGAAGCTTCAGTTGGCTCTGCCTATGAGAACGTTAAAGTAAGCTATGAACACAACAATTTTATGTGCCAATCTCATGCG ACCAAGGTGACATCCCGCTCGGGTTCGGTATCCAGTTTCCCAGACGCTATGGATGAGAACAACACATCCTCGGGACTGAATTCACCCACAGACTCGCTAACCAAATAG
- the LOC4804814 gene encoding tumor protein D54 isoform X4, producing MSKRFRLRFFAKRTMRDVKVTFIDFSKPYLAKISNSDNYKRFLSIGQSGQSGRVYNSANLSEPASPAASVASAEIAAEFAALSTEEKEQRRAEWSQELARVEEEINTLRTVLASKTRHASDLKRKLGITVWKELTDDMNQGVKNIKESTVYQSVEESMGTFAKAVHEAPLYQRTESVLKTTGEKTASVFGSITSGITSKLSQMKNSESMRSIEASVGSAYENVKVSYEHNNFMCQSHATKVTSRSGSVSSFPDAMDENNTSSGLNSPTDSLTK from the exons ATGTCGAAGCGCTTTCGCCTGAGGTTCTTTGCCAAGCGTACAATGCGAGACGTTAAGGTCACGTTCATAGACTTTTCGAAACCGTATCTGGCCAAGATATCGAATAGCGATAACTACAAGCGGTTTCTCAGCATCGGTCAAAGCGGCCAAAGCGGCAGAG TTT ATAACAGCGCCAACCTTTCGGAGCCAGCATCTCCAGCAGCTTCTGTGGCATCAGCAGAAATTGCCGCCGAATTTGCCGCGCTCAGCacggaggagaaggagcagcgaCGCGCCGAATGGAGTCAG GAACTGGCCCGTGTGGAGGAGGAAATCAACACGCTGCGCACTGTTCTGGCCTCGAAGACGCGTCATGCCTCGGATCTCAAGCGGAAGCTGGGCATCACCGTCTGGAAGGAGCTCACAGATGACATGAATCAGGGCGTGAAGAACATCAAAGAGAGCACTGT ttaCCAATCGGTGGAAGAAAGCATGGGCACTTTTGCTAAAGCCGTACACGAGGCACCTCT GTACCAGCGCACCGAATCGGTGCTAAAGACTACGGGTGAGAAGACCGCTTCGGTGTTCGGCAGCATTACCAGTGGCATTACGTCGAAATTGTCACAAATGAAAAACTCCGAGTCGATGCGTTCTATCGAAGCTTCAGTTGGCTCTGCCTATGAGAACGTTAAAGTAAGCTATGAACACAACAATTTTATGTGCCAATCTCATGCG ACCAAGGTGACATCCCGCTCGGGTTCGGTATCCAGTTTCCCAGACGCTATGGATGAGAACAACACATCCTCGGGACTGAATTCACCCACAGACTCGCTAACCAAATAG
- the LOC4804814 gene encoding tumor protein D54 isoform X3 has product MSKRFRLRFFAKRTMRDVKVTFIDFSKPYLAKISNSDNYKRFLSIGQSGQSGRVSYDKVFEEVAFQGDNSANLSEPASPAASVASAEIAAEFAALSTEEKEQRRAEWSQELARVEEEINTLRTVLASKTRHASDLKRKLGITVWKELTDDMNQGVKNIKESTVYQSVEESMGTFAKAVHEAPLYQRTESVLKTTGEKTASVFGSITSGITSKLSQMKNSESMRSIEASVGSAYENVKVSYEHNNFMCQSHATKVTSRSGSVSSFPDAMDENNTSSGLNSPTDSLTK; this is encoded by the exons ATGTCGAAGCGCTTTCGCCTGAGGTTCTTTGCCAAGCGTACAATGCGAGACGTTAAGGTCACGTTCATAGACTTTTCGAAACCGTATCTGGCCAAGATATCGAATAGCGATAACTACAAGCGGTTTCTCAGCATCGGTCAAAGCGGCCAAAGCGGCAGAG TTT CCTATGACAAAGTGTTTGAGGAAGTGGCTTTCCAAGGAG ATAACAGCGCCAACCTTTCGGAGCCAGCATCTCCAGCAGCTTCTGTGGCATCAGCAGAAATTGCCGCCGAATTTGCCGCGCTCAGCacggaggagaaggagcagcgaCGCGCCGAATGGAGTCAG GAACTGGCCCGTGTGGAGGAGGAAATCAACACGCTGCGCACTGTTCTGGCCTCGAAGACGCGTCATGCCTCGGATCTCAAGCGGAAGCTGGGCATCACCGTCTGGAAGGAGCTCACAGATGACATGAATCAGGGCGTGAAGAACATCAAAGAGAGCACTGT ttaCCAATCGGTGGAAGAAAGCATGGGCACTTTTGCTAAAGCCGTACACGAGGCACCTCT GTACCAGCGCACCGAATCGGTGCTAAAGACTACGGGTGAGAAGACCGCTTCGGTGTTCGGCAGCATTACCAGTGGCATTACGTCGAAATTGTCACAAATGAAAAACTCCGAGTCGATGCGTTCTATCGAAGCTTCAGTTGGCTCTGCCTATGAGAACGTTAAAGTAAGCTATGAACACAACAATTTTATGTGCCAATCTCATGCG ACCAAGGTGACATCCCGCTCGGGTTCGGTATCCAGTTTCCCAGACGCTATGGATGAGAACAACACATCCTCGGGACTGAATTCACCCACAGACTCGCTAACCAAATAG
- the LOC4804814 gene encoding tumor protein D54 isoform X11 produces the protein MEDHNSANLSEPASPAASVASAEIAAEFAALSTEEKEQRRAEWSQELARVEEEINTLRTVLASKTRHASDLKRKLGITVWKELTDDMNQGVKNIKESTVYQSVEESMGTFAKAVHEAPLYQRTESVLKTTGEKTASVFGSITSGITSKLSQMKNSESMRSIEASVGSAYENVKTKVTSRSGSVSSFPDAMDENNTSSGLNSPTDSLTK, from the exons ATGGAGGATC ATAACAGCGCCAACCTTTCGGAGCCAGCATCTCCAGCAGCTTCTGTGGCATCAGCAGAAATTGCCGCCGAATTTGCCGCGCTCAGCacggaggagaaggagcagcgaCGCGCCGAATGGAGTCAG GAACTGGCCCGTGTGGAGGAGGAAATCAACACGCTGCGCACTGTTCTGGCCTCGAAGACGCGTCATGCCTCGGATCTCAAGCGGAAGCTGGGCATCACCGTCTGGAAGGAGCTCACAGATGACATGAATCAGGGCGTGAAGAACATCAAAGAGAGCACTGT ttaCCAATCGGTGGAAGAAAGCATGGGCACTTTTGCTAAAGCCGTACACGAGGCACCTCT GTACCAGCGCACCGAATCGGTGCTAAAGACTACGGGTGAGAAGACCGCTTCGGTGTTCGGCAGCATTACCAGTGGCATTACGTCGAAATTGTCACAAATGAAAAACTCCGAGTCGATGCGTTCTATCGAAGCTTCAGTTGGCTCTGCCTATGAGAACGTTAAA ACCAAGGTGACATCCCGCTCGGGTTCGGTATCCAGTTTCCCAGACGCTATGGATGAGAACAACACATCCTCGGGACTGAATTCACCCACAGACTCGCTAACCAAATAG
- the LOC4804814 gene encoding tumor protein D54 isoform X9 — protein MEDLYNSANLSEPASPAASVASAEIAAEFAALSTEEKEQRRAEWSQELARVEEEINTLRTVLASKTRHASDLKRKLGITVWKELTDDMNQGVKNIKESTVYQSVEESMGTFAKAVHEAPLYQRTESVLKTTGEKTASVFGSITSGITSKLSQMKNSESMRSIEASVGSAYENVKVSYEHNNFMCQSHATKVTSRSGSVSSFPDAMDENNTSSGLNSPTDSLTK, from the exons ATGGAGGATC TTT ATAACAGCGCCAACCTTTCGGAGCCAGCATCTCCAGCAGCTTCTGTGGCATCAGCAGAAATTGCCGCCGAATTTGCCGCGCTCAGCacggaggagaaggagcagcgaCGCGCCGAATGGAGTCAG GAACTGGCCCGTGTGGAGGAGGAAATCAACACGCTGCGCACTGTTCTGGCCTCGAAGACGCGTCATGCCTCGGATCTCAAGCGGAAGCTGGGCATCACCGTCTGGAAGGAGCTCACAGATGACATGAATCAGGGCGTGAAGAACATCAAAGAGAGCACTGT ttaCCAATCGGTGGAAGAAAGCATGGGCACTTTTGCTAAAGCCGTACACGAGGCACCTCT GTACCAGCGCACCGAATCGGTGCTAAAGACTACGGGTGAGAAGACCGCTTCGGTGTTCGGCAGCATTACCAGTGGCATTACGTCGAAATTGTCACAAATGAAAAACTCCGAGTCGATGCGTTCTATCGAAGCTTCAGTTGGCTCTGCCTATGAGAACGTTAAAGTAAGCTATGAACACAACAATTTTATGTGCCAATCTCATGCG ACCAAGGTGACATCCCGCTCGGGTTCGGTATCCAGTTTCCCAGACGCTATGGATGAGAACAACACATCCTCGGGACTGAATTCACCCACAGACTCGCTAACCAAATAG
- the LOC4804814 gene encoding uncharacterized protein isoform X1 translates to MSESEPEPEPVSLEFIEDPYLPRLDELTTTPSLDQDQDDDSALGADSDWYEEAETEAELYLRNLTLDQIFYDVDSDYANTLELQAVETEFVGPKLANQAPSSSMSKRFRLRFFAKRTMRDVKVTFIDFSKPYLAKISNSDNYKRFLSIGQSGQSGRDNSANLSEPASPAASVASAEIAAEFAALSTEEKEQRRAEWSQELARVEEEINTLRTVLASKTRHASDLKRKLGITVWKELTDDMNQGVKNIKESTVYQSVEESMGTFAKAVHEAPLYQRTESVLKTTGEKTASVFGSITSGITSKLSQMKNSESMRSIEASVGSAYENVKVSYEHNNFMCQSHATKVTSRSGSVSSFPDAMDENNTSSGLNSPTDSLTK, encoded by the exons ATGAGCGAGTcggagcccgagcccgagcccgttAGCTTGGAGTTCATAGAGGACCCCTACCTGCCGCGCCTCGATGAGCTCACTACAACGCCCTCGCtcgaccaggaccaggacgacGACTCGGCACTGGGTGCGGACTCGGACTGGTACGAGGAGGCCGAAACCGAGGCCGAACTATATCTGCGAAACCTGACCCTCGATCAAATCTTTTACGACGTGGACTCGGACTACGCCAACACCCTGGAGCTTCAGGCGGTGGAGACCGAGTTTGTGGGCCCCAAACTGGCCAATCAAGCGCCCTCGTCATCGATGTCGAAGCGCTTTCGCCTGAGGTTCTTTGCCAAGCGTACAATGCGAGACGTTAAGGTCACGTTCATAGACTTTTCGAAACCGTATCTGGCCAAGATATCGAATAGCGATAACTACAAGCGGTTTCTCAGCATCGGTCAAAGCGGCCAAAGCGGCAGAG ATAACAGCGCCAACCTTTCGGAGCCAGCATCTCCAGCAGCTTCTGTGGCATCAGCAGAAATTGCCGCCGAATTTGCCGCGCTCAGCacggaggagaaggagcagcgaCGCGCCGAATGGAGTCAG GAACTGGCCCGTGTGGAGGAGGAAATCAACACGCTGCGCACTGTTCTGGCCTCGAAGACGCGTCATGCCTCGGATCTCAAGCGGAAGCTGGGCATCACCGTCTGGAAGGAGCTCACAGATGACATGAATCAGGGCGTGAAGAACATCAAAGAGAGCACTGT ttaCCAATCGGTGGAAGAAAGCATGGGCACTTTTGCTAAAGCCGTACACGAGGCACCTCT GTACCAGCGCACCGAATCGGTGCTAAAGACTACGGGTGAGAAGACCGCTTCGGTGTTCGGCAGCATTACCAGTGGCATTACGTCGAAATTGTCACAAATGAAAAACTCCGAGTCGATGCGTTCTATCGAAGCTTCAGTTGGCTCTGCCTATGAGAACGTTAAAGTAAGCTATGAACACAACAATTTTATGTGCCAATCTCATGCG ACCAAGGTGACATCCCGCTCGGGTTCGGTATCCAGTTTCCCAGACGCTATGGATGAGAACAACACATCCTCGGGACTGAATTCACCCACAGACTCGCTAACCAAATAG
- the LOC4804814 gene encoding tumor protein D52 isoform X5, whose protein sequence is MSKRFRLRFFAKRTMRDVKVTFIDFSKPYLAKISNSDNYKRFLSIGQSGQSGRVSYDKVFEEVAFQGDNSANLSEPASPAASVASAEIAAEFAALSTEEKEQRRAEWSQELARVEEEINTLRTVLASKTRHASDLKRKLGITVWKELTDDMNQGVKNIKESTVYQRTESVLKTTGEKTASVFGSITSGITSKLSQMKNSESMRSIEASVGSAYENVKVSYEHNNFMCQSHATKVTSRSGSVSSFPDAMDENNTSSGLNSPTDSLTK, encoded by the exons ATGTCGAAGCGCTTTCGCCTGAGGTTCTTTGCCAAGCGTACAATGCGAGACGTTAAGGTCACGTTCATAGACTTTTCGAAACCGTATCTGGCCAAGATATCGAATAGCGATAACTACAAGCGGTTTCTCAGCATCGGTCAAAGCGGCCAAAGCGGCAGAG TTT CCTATGACAAAGTGTTTGAGGAAGTGGCTTTCCAAGGAG ATAACAGCGCCAACCTTTCGGAGCCAGCATCTCCAGCAGCTTCTGTGGCATCAGCAGAAATTGCCGCCGAATTTGCCGCGCTCAGCacggaggagaaggagcagcgaCGCGCCGAATGGAGTCAG GAACTGGCCCGTGTGGAGGAGGAAATCAACACGCTGCGCACTGTTCTGGCCTCGAAGACGCGTCATGCCTCGGATCTCAAGCGGAAGCTGGGCATCACCGTCTGGAAGGAGCTCACAGATGACATGAATCAGGGCGTGAAGAACATCAAAGAGAGCACTGT GTACCAGCGCACCGAATCGGTGCTAAAGACTACGGGTGAGAAGACCGCTTCGGTGTTCGGCAGCATTACCAGTGGCATTACGTCGAAATTGTCACAAATGAAAAACTCCGAGTCGATGCGTTCTATCGAAGCTTCAGTTGGCTCTGCCTATGAGAACGTTAAAGTAAGCTATGAACACAACAATTTTATGTGCCAATCTCATGCG ACCAAGGTGACATCCCGCTCGGGTTCGGTATCCAGTTTCCCAGACGCTATGGATGAGAACAACACATCCTCGGGACTGAATTCACCCACAGACTCGCTAACCAAATAG
- the LOC4804814 gene encoding tumor protein D52 isoform X6, with translation MSKRFRLRFFAKRTMRDVKVTFIDFSKPYLAKISNSDNYKRFLSIGQSGQSGRVSYDKVFEEVAFQGDNSANLSEPASPAASVASAEIAAEFAALSTEEKEQRRAEWSQELARVEEEINTLRTVLASKTRHASDLKRKLGITVWKELTDDMNQGVKNIKESTVYQRTESVLKTTGEKTASVFGSITSGITSKLSQMKNSESMRSIEASVGSAYENVKTKVTSRSGSVSSFPDAMDENNTSSGLNSPTDSLTK, from the exons ATGTCGAAGCGCTTTCGCCTGAGGTTCTTTGCCAAGCGTACAATGCGAGACGTTAAGGTCACGTTCATAGACTTTTCGAAACCGTATCTGGCCAAGATATCGAATAGCGATAACTACAAGCGGTTTCTCAGCATCGGTCAAAGCGGCCAAAGCGGCAGAG TTT CCTATGACAAAGTGTTTGAGGAAGTGGCTTTCCAAGGAG ATAACAGCGCCAACCTTTCGGAGCCAGCATCTCCAGCAGCTTCTGTGGCATCAGCAGAAATTGCCGCCGAATTTGCCGCGCTCAGCacggaggagaaggagcagcgaCGCGCCGAATGGAGTCAG GAACTGGCCCGTGTGGAGGAGGAAATCAACACGCTGCGCACTGTTCTGGCCTCGAAGACGCGTCATGCCTCGGATCTCAAGCGGAAGCTGGGCATCACCGTCTGGAAGGAGCTCACAGATGACATGAATCAGGGCGTGAAGAACATCAAAGAGAGCACTGT GTACCAGCGCACCGAATCGGTGCTAAAGACTACGGGTGAGAAGACCGCTTCGGTGTTCGGCAGCATTACCAGTGGCATTACGTCGAAATTGTCACAAATGAAAAACTCCGAGTCGATGCGTTCTATCGAAGCTTCAGTTGGCTCTGCCTATGAGAACGTTAAA ACCAAGGTGACATCCCGCTCGGGTTCGGTATCCAGTTTCCCAGACGCTATGGATGAGAACAACACATCCTCGGGACTGAATTCACCCACAGACTCGCTAACCAAATAG
- the LOC4804814 gene encoding tumor protein D54 isoform X10 encodes MEDHNSANLSEPASPAASVASAEIAAEFAALSTEEKEQRRAEWSQELARVEEEINTLRTVLASKTRHASDLKRKLGITVWKELTDDMNQGVKNIKESTVYQSVEESMGTFAKAVHEAPLYQRTESVLKTTGEKTASVFGSITSGITSKLSQMKNSESMRSIEASVGSAYENVKVSYEHNNFMCQSHATKVTSRSGSVSSFPDAMDENNTSSGLNSPTDSLTK; translated from the exons ATGGAGGATC ATAACAGCGCCAACCTTTCGGAGCCAGCATCTCCAGCAGCTTCTGTGGCATCAGCAGAAATTGCCGCCGAATTTGCCGCGCTCAGCacggaggagaaggagcagcgaCGCGCCGAATGGAGTCAG GAACTGGCCCGTGTGGAGGAGGAAATCAACACGCTGCGCACTGTTCTGGCCTCGAAGACGCGTCATGCCTCGGATCTCAAGCGGAAGCTGGGCATCACCGTCTGGAAGGAGCTCACAGATGACATGAATCAGGGCGTGAAGAACATCAAAGAGAGCACTGT ttaCCAATCGGTGGAAGAAAGCATGGGCACTTTTGCTAAAGCCGTACACGAGGCACCTCT GTACCAGCGCACCGAATCGGTGCTAAAGACTACGGGTGAGAAGACCGCTTCGGTGTTCGGCAGCATTACCAGTGGCATTACGTCGAAATTGTCACAAATGAAAAACTCCGAGTCGATGCGTTCTATCGAAGCTTCAGTTGGCTCTGCCTATGAGAACGTTAAAGTAAGCTATGAACACAACAATTTTATGTGCCAATCTCATGCG ACCAAGGTGACATCCCGCTCGGGTTCGGTATCCAGTTTCCCAGACGCTATGGATGAGAACAACACATCCTCGGGACTGAATTCACCCACAGACTCGCTAACCAAATAG
- the LOC4804814 gene encoding tumor protein D54 isoform X8 has protein sequence MEDLSYDKVFEEVAFQGDNSANLSEPASPAASVASAEIAAEFAALSTEEKEQRRAEWSQELARVEEEINTLRTVLASKTRHASDLKRKLGITVWKELTDDMNQGVKNIKESTVYQSVEESMGTFAKAVHEAPLYQRTESVLKTTGEKTASVFGSITSGITSKLSQMKNSESMRSIEASVGSAYENVKVSYEHNNFMCQSHATKVTSRSGSVSSFPDAMDENNTSSGLNSPTDSLTK, from the exons ATGGAGGATC TTT CCTATGACAAAGTGTTTGAGGAAGTGGCTTTCCAAGGAG ATAACAGCGCCAACCTTTCGGAGCCAGCATCTCCAGCAGCTTCTGTGGCATCAGCAGAAATTGCCGCCGAATTTGCCGCGCTCAGCacggaggagaaggagcagcgaCGCGCCGAATGGAGTCAG GAACTGGCCCGTGTGGAGGAGGAAATCAACACGCTGCGCACTGTTCTGGCCTCGAAGACGCGTCATGCCTCGGATCTCAAGCGGAAGCTGGGCATCACCGTCTGGAAGGAGCTCACAGATGACATGAATCAGGGCGTGAAGAACATCAAAGAGAGCACTGT ttaCCAATCGGTGGAAGAAAGCATGGGCACTTTTGCTAAAGCCGTACACGAGGCACCTCT GTACCAGCGCACCGAATCGGTGCTAAAGACTACGGGTGAGAAGACCGCTTCGGTGTTCGGCAGCATTACCAGTGGCATTACGTCGAAATTGTCACAAATGAAAAACTCCGAGTCGATGCGTTCTATCGAAGCTTCAGTTGGCTCTGCCTATGAGAACGTTAAAGTAAGCTATGAACACAACAATTTTATGTGCCAATCTCATGCG ACCAAGGTGACATCCCGCTCGGGTTCGGTATCCAGTTTCCCAGACGCTATGGATGAGAACAACACATCCTCGGGACTGAATTCACCCACAGACTCGCTAACCAAATAG
- the LOC4804814 gene encoding tumor protein D54 isoform X2, with product MSESEPEPEPVSLEFIEDPYLPRLDELTTTPSLDQDQDDDSALGADSDWYEEAETEAELYLRNLTLDQIFYDVDSDYANTLELQAVETEFVGPKLANQAPSSSMSKRFRLRFFAKRTMRDVKVTFIDFSKPYLAKISNSDNYKRFLSIGQSGQSGRDNSANLSEPASPAASVASAEIAAEFAALSTEEKEQRRAEWSQELARVEEEINTLRTVLASKTRHASDLKRKLGITVWKELTDDMNQGVKNIKESTVYQSVEESMGTFAKAVHEAPLYQRTESVLKTTGEKTASVFGSITSGITSKLSQMKNSESMRSIEASVGSAYENVKTKVTSRSGSVSSFPDAMDENNTSSGLNSPTDSLTK from the exons ATGAGCGAGTcggagcccgagcccgagcccgttAGCTTGGAGTTCATAGAGGACCCCTACCTGCCGCGCCTCGATGAGCTCACTACAACGCCCTCGCtcgaccaggaccaggacgacGACTCGGCACTGGGTGCGGACTCGGACTGGTACGAGGAGGCCGAAACCGAGGCCGAACTATATCTGCGAAACCTGACCCTCGATCAAATCTTTTACGACGTGGACTCGGACTACGCCAACACCCTGGAGCTTCAGGCGGTGGAGACCGAGTTTGTGGGCCCCAAACTGGCCAATCAAGCGCCCTCGTCATCGATGTCGAAGCGCTTTCGCCTGAGGTTCTTTGCCAAGCGTACAATGCGAGACGTTAAGGTCACGTTCATAGACTTTTCGAAACCGTATCTGGCCAAGATATCGAATAGCGATAACTACAAGCGGTTTCTCAGCATCGGTCAAAGCGGCCAAAGCGGCAGAG ATAACAGCGCCAACCTTTCGGAGCCAGCATCTCCAGCAGCTTCTGTGGCATCAGCAGAAATTGCCGCCGAATTTGCCGCGCTCAGCacggaggagaaggagcagcgaCGCGCCGAATGGAGTCAG GAACTGGCCCGTGTGGAGGAGGAAATCAACACGCTGCGCACTGTTCTGGCCTCGAAGACGCGTCATGCCTCGGATCTCAAGCGGAAGCTGGGCATCACCGTCTGGAAGGAGCTCACAGATGACATGAATCAGGGCGTGAAGAACATCAAAGAGAGCACTGT ttaCCAATCGGTGGAAGAAAGCATGGGCACTTTTGCTAAAGCCGTACACGAGGCACCTCT GTACCAGCGCACCGAATCGGTGCTAAAGACTACGGGTGAGAAGACCGCTTCGGTGTTCGGCAGCATTACCAGTGGCATTACGTCGAAATTGTCACAAATGAAAAACTCCGAGTCGATGCGTTCTATCGAAGCTTCAGTTGGCTCTGCCTATGAGAACGTTAAA ACCAAGGTGACATCCCGCTCGGGTTCGGTATCCAGTTTCCCAGACGCTATGGATGAGAACAACACATCCTCGGGACTGAATTCACCCACAGACTCGCTAACCAAATAG